In one window of Bizionia sp. M204 DNA:
- a CDS encoding phage holin family protein: MNIFESLSETTGKMTDAGETYVEKSQEYFKLKIFQQLTVSISLVAKALVIGGLLAIGLLFIAFALALAMGEWLGDLALGYLIVAGVFLLVSGIIYLKRAAINKVIIKSLSTKFFDS, translated from the coding sequence ATGAATATTTTCGAATCTTTAAGTGAAACGACTGGCAAAATGACCGATGCTGGAGAAACGTATGTTGAAAAATCGCAAGAGTATTTTAAGCTCAAGATATTTCAACAGTTAACAGTATCCATAAGCTTGGTTGCTAAAGCATTAGTTATTGGAGGATTACTTGCCATAGGGCTACTATTTATTGCTTTTGCATTAGCTTTAGCTATGGGCGAATGGTTGGGAGATTTAGCACTTGGTTATTTAATAGTTGCTGGTGTTTTTTTACTTGTATCAGGAATAATTTATTTAAAAAGAGCAGCCATTAATAAAGTTATTATTAAAAGCCTTTCTACTAAATTTTTTGATTCATAA
- a CDS encoding peptidylprolyl isomerase — translation MSHVKENDTVQVHYTGKLSSGQVFDSSADREPLEFTLGQGMLIPGFEKAVLDMKVNDKKTVVIEKTEAYGDVQKELFHEVKKDQLPQDIKPEVGMGLASKNPDGTEHQFRVAAVNDDHIIVDGNHPLAGQDLTFELELVAIK, via the coding sequence ATGAGTCATGTAAAAGAAAATGATACTGTACAAGTTCATTACACAGGAAAATTAAGTAGTGGTCAAGTTTTTGATAGCTCTGCAGATAGAGAGCCGTTAGAATTCACACTTGGTCAAGGTATGCTAATTCCTGGTTTTGAAAAGGCAGTTTTAGATATGAAAGTAAACGATAAAAAAACAGTCGTAATAGAAAAAACTGAAGCATACGGAGACGTTCAGAAAGAACTATTTCATGAAGTGAAAAAAGATCAGTTACCTCAAGACATTAAGCCGGAAGTGGGAATGGGACTTGCGTCTAAAAACCCTGATGGAACAGAGCACCAATTTCGTGTTGCTGCTGTAAATGATGATCATATTATTGTTGATGGAAACCATCCATTAGCTGGTCAAGATTTAACTTTCGAATTAGAGTTAGTGGCTATCAAATAA
- a CDS encoding Rho termination factor N-terminal domain-containing protein, with protein MDIPSIKNEEQYEALRDKGYSKEKSARIANSPNSGKKGGQAKPYEDWTKQELYNQAQNVGIDGRSKMNKSELINALRNN; from the coding sequence ATGGATATCCCAAGTATAAAAAACGAAGAACAATATGAAGCTTTACGCGACAAAGGTTATAGTAAAGAAAAATCGGCAAGAATAGCCAATTCCCCTAATTCGGGAAAAAAGGGAGGTCAAGCAAAACCTTATGAAGATTGGACAAAACAAGAGCTTTATAATCAAGCACAAAATGTTGGAATTGACGGACGTTCTAAAATGAATAAATCTGAATTAATAAATGCTTTAAGAAACAATTAA
- a CDS encoding BamA/TamA family outer membrane protein, which produces MCFRKQKKKSTLRDSLDNKIDFSDFLLNPKGFIPLIQPITEPALGNIGGVISPIFISPNKNKIEGEYTPPNITSVFGGYTANDTWMVGAIRMASLPKYGLKYQVMMAYSSVNMDFYRTIPIIGEKQFAFNFKALPIFFSLLKEINNTGLFVGIEYLYLKNEVTPKFDFITLPDFLDEKSLKTNLSSPGIVLEFDNRDNIFTPDNGFLINATYHFNADWTGSDYNFGNLELSAQYYHQFIPELVSGLRWASEFQFNESPFYVEPSINLRGVPKMRYQGRSTHLIETEQRFDFTKRWSLVGFGGLAKAVKENESFVDSELVYNYGTGFRYLIARKFKIRMGIDVAWSNNDFGYYIIFGSSWNNRK; this is translated from the coding sequence GTGTGTTTTCGCAAACAAAAAAAAAAGAGTACGCTTCGAGATTCATTAGACAACAAAATTGATTTCAGCGATTTTCTTTTAAATCCGAAAGGTTTTATCCCTTTAATTCAACCCATAACCGAACCAGCTTTAGGCAATATTGGCGGTGTTATTTCTCCCATTTTTATTAGTCCCAATAAAAATAAAATAGAAGGTGAATACACGCCTCCTAATATTACATCCGTTTTTGGTGGCTATACGGCCAATGATACTTGGATGGTAGGTGCTATCAGAATGGCTTCACTCCCTAAATATGGCTTGAAATATCAGGTCATGATGGCCTATTCATCCGTAAATATGGATTTCTATAGAACCATTCCTATAATTGGTGAAAAACAATTTGCATTTAATTTTAAGGCATTACCTATATTTTTTTCCCTCTTAAAGGAAATTAATAATACCGGTCTATTTGTTGGAATAGAATACCTATACTTAAAAAATGAAGTAACACCTAAATTTGATTTTATAACCTTACCTGATTTTCTTGATGAAAAATCCCTGAAAACTAATTTGAGCAGTCCAGGGATTGTTTTAGAATTTGATAACCGTGATAATATTTTTACACCAGACAATGGCTTTTTAATTAACGCTACCTATCATTTTAATGCAGATTGGACAGGAAGTGATTATAACTTTGGTAATTTAGAACTGTCTGCGCAGTACTATCACCAATTTATTCCCGAATTGGTTAGTGGACTTCGTTGGGCGTCTGAATTTCAGTTTAACGAGTCGCCGTTTTATGTGGAGCCTTCCATAAATTTACGAGGGGTTCCTAAAATGCGTTATCAAGGTCGATCTACACATCTCATTGAAACCGAACAGCGCTTTGATTTCACCAAACGATGGAGTTTAGTTGGTTTCGGGGGATTAGCAAAAGCAGTAAAAGAAAATGAATCCTTTGTGGACTCTGAATTAGTTTATAATTACGGTACTGGATTTCGATATTTAATTGCGCGTAAATTTAAAATTCGGATGGGAATAGATGTTGCATGGTCCAATAACGACTTTGGGTATTATATAATATTTGGAAGTTCTTGGAATAACAGAAAGTAA
- a CDS encoding YSC84-related protein → MNTLKTIMAACLLFITVGAAAQNDKDIKIMKDAENAKTMILEKDAGFEKFFKSASGYVIFPNVGKGGLILGGASGNGVVYENGKAVGMADLKELSVGLKAGGQAIVEVVFFETDEALSKFKEGNFEFGAETSAVAVDKGVSKNISYSDEVIVLTMPKAGLMADISVVGQKFSYHKFKM, encoded by the coding sequence ATGAATACTTTAAAAACAATTATGGCAGCATGCCTCCTTTTTATAACCGTGGGTGCCGCTGCACAAAATGACAAAGACATTAAAATAATGAAAGATGCCGAGAATGCAAAAACCATGATCTTGGAAAAAGATGCCGGTTTTGAAAAATTCTTCAAAAGTGCTTCAGGTTATGTAATTTTTCCAAATGTAGGAAAAGGTGGCTTAATATTAGGTGGAGCTAGTGGTAATGGTGTTGTTTATGAAAATGGTAAGGCTGTAGGTATGGCTGATTTAAAAGAATTAAGCGTTGGCTTAAAAGCTGGTGGTCAAGCTATTGTTGAGGTTGTTTTCTTTGAAACCGATGAGGCTTTATCTAAATTTAAAGAAGGAAATTTTGAATTTGGAGCTGAAACGTCTGCAGTAGCAGTGGATAAAGGTGTTTCTAAAAACATCAGTTATAGCGATGAAGTAATTGTGTTAACCATGCCTAAAGCAGGTTTAATGGCAGACATATCTGTTGTTGGTCAGAAATTTAGTTATCACAAATTTAAAATGTAA
- a CDS encoding YtxH domain-containing protein — protein MGKESSTLLGILAGTAIGVTLGILFAPDKGSNTRQRIADEAGHARDKMSETAHDLRDKVAHTVTHRKEDFDQQLESIVSNVSHKTEDVITSLEKKLSDLKAKNKKFQKS, from the coding sequence ATGGGAAAAGAAAGTAGTACATTATTAGGAATTTTAGCAGGCACAGCCATTGGCGTAACATTAGGAATTCTCTTTGCTCCAGACAAAGGTTCAAATACGAGACAGCGAATTGCAGATGAAGCAGGACATGCTCGTGATAAAATGAGTGAAACAGCGCATGATTTACGAGACAAAGTAGCCCATACAGTCACGCATAGGAAAGAAGATTTTGATCAGCAATTGGAATCTATAGTAAGTAATGTGAGTCATAAAACGGAAGACGTTATCACAAGTTTGGAGAAGAAATTAAGTGACTTGAAAGCTAAAAATAAGAAGTTCCAAAAATCATAA
- a CDS encoding DUF6327 family protein → MKNYESFTDIESDLKRLNLERKIALEEMKLLKTEFKEDLKPSNWVSTLLNLAGKYGLYMIMKRFLK, encoded by the coding sequence ATGAAAAACTACGAATCTTTTACAGATATAGAGTCTGACTTGAAGCGCTTAAATTTAGAGCGTAAAATAGCTTTAGAGGAAATGAAACTTCTTAAAACAGAATTTAAAGAAGATTTAAAACCGTCAAATTGGGTGAGTACACTACTTAATCTAGCGGGAAAATACGGTTTGTATATGATAATGAAACGTTTTCTAAAATAG
- a CDS encoding CsbD family protein, protein MNKDQLEGKWKQVKGEFKQKYGKLTDDDVTYSEGKFDEMVGKLQEKTGKTKEEIEKEIKEW, encoded by the coding sequence ATGAATAAGGATCAATTAGAAGGAAAATGGAAACAAGTAAAAGGTGAGTTTAAACAAAAGTATGGTAAGCTTACAGATGATGATGTAACGTACTCGGAAGGTAAATTCGACGAAATGGTTGGAAAACTTCAAGAAAAAACGGGTAAAACTAAAGAAGAAATTGAAAAAGAAATTAAAGAGTGGTAA
- a CDS encoding YihY/virulence factor BrkB family protein has product MNQINSEKFKLKHLPSLIVDTYKAWDANEPFRLSAVVAYYAVLSLPGLLVIIINLVGYFWGVEIVQGQLTNEISRALGSDAAESIQAMMVETQNNEKSTLATILGIGTLIFGATGVFYHLQISINQIWKISSENNMGIWKMILDRARSFAFILAIGFLMLISFLITAIISALNDYIQGLFPDLVVYIAFIFDFLVSIGVITLLFALIFKFLPDAKIKWKTVWIGALITSVLFVLGKFLLGLYFGQANPGSTYGAAGTIVLILLWVSYSCLILFFGAQFTWVYAERYGLGIKASSKVE; this is encoded by the coding sequence ATGAACCAAATAAATAGTGAAAAATTTAAATTAAAACATTTGCCATCGCTTATAGTGGATACTTATAAAGCATGGGATGCTAATGAACCGTTTAGATTAAGTGCGGTTGTAGCCTATTATGCCGTTTTATCCTTGCCAGGGCTTTTAGTTATTATCATAAATTTGGTAGGATATTTTTGGGGTGTTGAAATTGTACAAGGTCAATTAACTAATGAAATTTCAAGAGCTTTAGGTAGTGATGCAGCTGAATCTATACAAGCTATGATGGTTGAAACCCAAAATAATGAAAAAAGTACATTGGCAACCATTTTGGGAATTGGTACTTTAATTTTTGGTGCAACGGGTGTATTTTATCATTTGCAAATATCTATTAATCAAATTTGGAAAATAAGTTCGGAGAATAATATGGGAATTTGGAAAATGATCTTGGATCGTGCCCGTAGTTTTGCGTTTATTCTAGCCATTGGTTTTTTAATGCTTATTAGTTTTTTAATTACAGCAATTATATCAGCGTTAAATGATTATATCCAAGGGTTGTTTCCAGACCTAGTAGTTTATATTGCTTTTATATTCGATTTTCTAGTGTCCATAGGTGTCATTACCTTACTGTTTGCACTCATATTTAAATTTCTACCGGATGCAAAAATTAAGTGGAAAACGGTATGGATTGGCGCTTTAATAACCTCCGTTCTATTTGTTTTAGGAAAGTTTCTTTTAGGCTTATATTTTGGTCAGGCAAATCCTGGGTCAACTTATGGAGCCGCAGGAACCATCGTACTTATATTACTCTGGGTGTCTTACTCCTGTTTAATTTTATTTTTTGGAGCACAATTTACATGGGTTTATGCGGAACGTTATGGCCTTGGTATTAAGGCGAGTTCAAAAGTTGAATAA